The sequence atgaaaaaagaatatattttagaagtattttaatactatatagTCTTTGGCTCCATCATTTGCAAGGTCACAGGATGTGGTTTCGAGGAGAATGGGGCACGGATACATTCATATGCTTGAAAAGCTGTTCAGCCAACTATGATAGTTAAAATCTGCCAACCAAATTGCGAAATGTTTCAACACCCACCATGCAGCATAGAACAAAATTAACGCAGAATTCGCATAAGTTGTCAAGGAAGAATggaggaaaaaggaaaaagaaatatcatgATTTCAGTTTCACACAGTTTCCATTACTATGAGGCCGGGGATATGTTTTGGTCATCACAAGACCGCGGAACTTAAGTTAAAGACAAGACAAGATTCTGTAAATTATTGCTACCAATAAAGGAGATAATAAACGATCATAGTTTAACCAGCAAGTAAGAATTCATTAGTTTAACGTGCACAGAAATACCACCTAATTGGGTCTCATCCCTTTCGGATAGAACTTCATAATGGCAACTCAGAAGACGTCCAACTTAACTTAAGAATATATCAACCAAGTGGCAGCTGGATGACGACGTCACAGATTGAATTCTTGTTCCCACTccatttccttatttttctgcTGCAGATGCTTCAGTTGTTTTAATTTGTGTTGCACATTGAGAAACATACAGCTTTAGCTGAAAGCAAAAGAGTAAACATTTAATCAGCAAAACATGCAAAGAGCTTAATCTAAAAATTTGGTAGATCACTAGCGTGAGAGAAGAATATTGTACTTATGGGAAAAATTTTGCTGTTTTAAATGCACCATGCAACCAGTTATTTGTAAGATTCCCATTTTctagcctttttctttttccatgtGAGGGTAATGCCATCCATAGAACATGCATACACGACACAAGTCTTATAATCATGGAGACTAAGGTTCAATCATTCTCTTCTACATCAATTGAAATAATGAAGATAAGCAAAGGGGGAAACTTCTGTAAGTTGACCATGAGATACAGCGACCAACTGTCTCCTCATGCTAAATACTTTATGCAGCAGATGTGCTTAATAGGCTAACTTCTAATATGTTCTAGAGAGACAGAGATATATATCcctttcattatttaaagaaagaaaaacagttcacaatccaaaaaaaaaaacgttaCCTACAAAACAACCATATGGAAGAAAACATATTCTTCCatacaaagaaacaaaaaattcaaaaaatactCCAACAAAAACTATTCTTGCAATAATAATTCTTGTAACTGAAAGATAAAGAAgcctaataaaagaaagaccCTTATCATCAACGCCATTTACATGTTTTAGTATCATCAATGCAAGTGCTAAGTATCCGTTCTCCAAAAAACAGAAACAGAGATGGGTGGAGAAAGGTTACCTTGAAGTCAGTCAAATCAGGTACAACATAGTTCGGCAATTTCTCGGGTACAATTACGTAGCCACCTGCAACAAGCAGTTTTTTCAGAAacaacatataataaaatatcatttgcCAATAAAATGAGACGTGCTGCACCTCTCTTCAGAATCTAAGAACTCCAGGTAGTTAGAAACGAACATGCTTAAGTTTATGCATGATTCAGTCTTTAAATTGGCAAAGTGTATTATCCACGGAAATTCCAAGTATGACCCATTAAAATGATGATTCAAGAACTCTCCTAAATAAAGATATAACGATTTAATGCAGCCACAAAAGTCCCACTCAACCATTAACCTGtaatttagtctattaaaCTTTTGAGTTTCACATTGCACTGAGACTACAATTAAGCAAACACCTGGTGACTTAGAAATGGCAGTGCTTTATTATGCAAAAATTTCTGATactttaaaactaattaaaataatatttacaattaaaagaaatgggAAAGATGGAACCTTTGCGAGTGTGAAAACCAGTAGGCTTGCAATTCTTTCCCTTATAATAATCACGATGAGCGCGTTTCGACGACAGAATATCCAACGACGACGTTCTCTTTCTTCGAAATGCCCTTCCTATCCCCAATATCAAACCCAATGCCATATTCGATCAAAAGTATGCTGTTATATAGCAAATTAAGAACCcaaatcattttaaaaaaaaaaaatcaaatttcgAATACTaatatcaaacaaaaagaaattaaccaAATTTCATAGTGTATAACCGTTAAAAGGAGCGAAGTAGACTTACTAGGCTGAAGAATTGAAACAACACCGGAGAACGACGAATCCGAAGAGGGTTTAGGGGTTTTCTGCTCTGCAAAACAGTAAAGCCTTCGATTGAGGGGGGAAAAAGATAAGAGCGGAGAGTAGATGGATCTGGCAAAACCATGGTCGGATCCTGAGTTGGTTAGGTTGATTTGCGAGGAAAAGAGAACGATGAGAGGTGCTGAGTTGGTTAGGTTGATATCCCGCCGTTTCATTAATAACAAAGTAAGTTATTCAAAGAGACCTTTTTTTACTCTTATAACTAGAGCGCCCTCCGTAACAGCAGCTGCGCAAGAACCAGTTACAACAGAAAGTTTTAATAGTAAAGGcgatttatttgatttttttttttttgaagtgAAAAGGTTTTATTTTCCTTAGTCTTTTAAATTGATGACGGTGGATTTTAGTGGTGAAGCCACAATGGAAGGCAGCGATTGATTTTAAGTGGACAAGGGATAATAAAGAGGAGGTTGCTTTGAATATAAAGAATAGGATTTCTAATGCTAATCTTGAACTCGTGCTTGAGCTTTATGAGAAGATGTTAGCTGTTCAAAAGGTcagttcttttttaattttatgcatTCTACTTTAGGTCTTAGTTACAATTGCCTTCTGGGGTATTTACTTACTTGAGGAAGTTGGTTAATCTCAATCAAAAATTTTATGGTGATTGTGTGAAAAACTTTTAAAGCTTGTTTATGTAGCCCCACATTCTCTTCTCATTTTTCATTTACATGTGGATAATACCATTATAGTAACTTAGGCTCTTAAAAATGACATGTAGTTTGATGTTACAAAATTTCAGTTTGGCGCTACATAATGCTGCCATTCATAAAAGTTGTGACTTTTGTCTTTAAACTAGGGTTGATTGCGATTGTGGGTCTAGAGTCATATAGCACATTGGTTTGGCATAAACATCgtagataaagaaaattaggAAGAAGGTAAAAGCTAGTTTGCTTCTCAGTTTATCTAATTGGAACTTCCAGATATCAGGAAGTTGAACGGCTTCGTGGAGAAAGGAATGCAGTAGCTAACAAGATGAAAGGAAAACTTGAGCCATCAGAGCGTCAAAAACTCATAAATGAGGGTATAGATTGACTTAATTATTGTGACTTCTTTTGCTTGTTGATTTGATCACGATTGGAAAGTttctgctttattttatttttcctaccCAAATTCCTTTGATGGtctttctttcccttcttTGAGGAAAGAACCTGAAAGAAGGACTAATGACTTTGGAAGAAGACATGCTAAAACTTACAGATGAGCTACAACAGGAAGAGGGCTTAGGGGGAAAAGTACGCTCGACCTTATTGTTCCGAAGATGCGGGTGTCCCTTAAAAACAGTAAAGCCTTCGATTGAGGGGGGAAAAAGATAAAGAGCGGAGATAATTTAGGTTATTGAGGGTGACTTAGCTTcaaatatctcttttttttttaaagaaaataggtAACCACTGCCTATTCTAttagagaaatattttaaaggtgatgattttatcttttcaaattaaGATTAAAACATATAGAGTGAGTTACTTATTTGACTCGTGAGTTTGTAGGATTTGGATCAAAACTAAAAACACAACCCTCTTTCCCAAGAATGATTCAAACTTATCATGTCTGGTTCAACTTCAGATTGATCGACTCTCGCTTTctatgcattttcttttttctttttttatttataaaacgAATTTATTAGCATAGGGTTTTATGGATACAAGCTAAATTTGGCCCCTAAAATTTTAGGGGATGGCCGAGTTACtaattttaccttttcttttttcaattacaCTCTCTTGACAGCGTTGTGAATAAACACACGTGCACATGCCTAATTGTTAGAAAATGTGTTTAATAGACCACAAGGGTCAAAAACCGTCTTTTGGTCCTCTGGtgaaagttcaggggtcaaattgAGCTTCTGTCCTAGGGTGCATAGCATTTGCGCTCGTTACCTACCAACAAAGCATACCCGGTTTCTAATCGGAACCCATTGAGACCATAACCGAATCTACGATTCTAAACGGATGAATTGATAAAAACGGGTGGGTTTAATAACCCAATAAAACAGGAGATTTGGGTATCCCACCTAAAGATAAAAGCTAAAACATGATTGGATAACACGATACAATACTGCACATTACAGATATCACAGGAACAAACAAACATGCACACTACACATTACACCCTCCACACGTATTGCCACGTTGGCTTCCTCCTCTACAATTGCCTATATCCTCTTCCTTGATCAatctttctgttttctttttgaatttgataaaccCAGAAACAAAGAAGGAAGCTAATTATGGGGGTGACTTTCCTCTCAACTATCCCTTCTCTTGTTCATTTCTCATCTCTAAGCAACCCCACCACCAGTACTGTCACTCATAGACTCCCTCCTCGTGCTGTAAGCTTATCTCATCTCTGCCTTCAGATGCTTCTTTTCACTTACAAAGAAAATGCGAGTTCATATTTAGatgtatgtatataatataatactattGCAGCTAAGCATAATCAAGAAACCATTTCTGTTGTTTTTGAACATGTGTCAACAGGGTCCTATTTGTGGCATTAAGAATGAGACCGATGTTACTAGTGAAAATGATTTCCTTCGAAGAGATGTTTTAAAATGCTTCGGTGCTACCATTGGCATGGTAAGACCAgattttccctttcttttctgtGGCCTGTTTCTGcatttgtatatattaataatctaGCATTCCATGTTATTAGTtcctatattaaaaaatgattcTTCTCCATCAATCTATGTGAAAACTTGTGGACTAATTGTTACATTTGTAAAAGGGAGAAAAAATCTAGCTAGGCATTTTCAAGATATATGGAAATTCCTTGATTTTGAATGATGTGATGATGAGTTTCTACCAGTTGTGATATCACCTTAGGAACTAAT is a genomic window of Ricinus communis isolate WT05 ecotype wild-type chromosome 2, ASM1957865v1, whole genome shotgun sequence containing:
- the LOC107260857 gene encoding uncharacterized protein LOC107260857 isoform X1, whose translation is MKRRDINLTNSAPLIVLFSSQINLTNSGSDHGFARSIYSPLLSFSPLNRRLYCFAEQKTPKPSSDSSFSGVVSILQPSGYVIVPEKLPNYVVPDLTDFKLKLYVSQCATQIKTTEASAAEK
- the LOC107260857 gene encoding 39S ribosomal protein L41-A, mitochondrial-like isoform X2; translated protein: MALGLILGIGRAFRRKRTSSLDILSSKRAHRDYYKGKNCKPTGFHTRKGGYVIVPEKLPNYVVPDLTDFKLKLYVSQCATQIKTTEASAAEK